atcaatatgctcatttaacacaatcagtcacatttatatcaactaACAAAATGCAACTAAAATATAATTTGGCAATTTTATTACtgagctcttccagacatttaaatgaaaaaacaatctattctttttaataaataagaataaatataaagtgggaatttcaaaataaaggcgtatcttaaagatgatatgtAGCAATACTTTCACTTGGCCTCGATAATATTGGATTGTTGATCACTGAATCGCTATATCGATCCAAAAcaatgtatcgttacacccctcgTAATTAGCTGACCAATGGATAATGTCTCATTTAGCAGATAAAAAATCCTTGTCAATGTAATTTCTTTGATTACACGGTTGGTGTTAATATGAACACTATCACTGTGTTAATAGTATACAAATTTAGAACATGGTAATCTAATTAGATCATCTACTACTACAGggaatctctctcttttttgtcttttcaagAATGTACAGTAAGTGTATTGAGTATATCCGACTCTCATGTTATCCTGTTTCACTCTTCACAGTTGGATGCCTTAGCCAGAGAGCTCCAGAAGAGAAAGTGACAGCTTTTCTACCTATATAGTgaccctcttcttcttcatcttcttcagtGTCCTCGTCTTGACGTGAAACAACTTTATGTTGATCCTCTGATCTTGTCCATTTGTTATATTTATCAGTGAAGTTGTTTTCCAGCATTACATGGATTATccctgtggcaaacaaatgttgaGATTGTAATGTcccaaaataaaatatctaTTTTGATATGAACTTTGTTTGTGTCCAAAACTGTCTATGGTATAGTGTGaataataaatgtatggaaACACGATGGGgaacttagaaaaaaaaaaaaattcatgatGGATAAATTCCATTTAGATGTTTCGGTTTCAGGGTcgtggtattgtgcatgctggttcAGTGTCTTGGTTTTAGtgggacacttgaataacaCATAAGGAAAGGGCTATTGACTTGAACTGAATTGGaaacaaatattgtttttattttagttttacttaCAAAAGTATTTGTCCTTTAtcaaatatattttgataatttttcaatttgttttttcatggggataaattaaataaaaaatacttgaaATACAGTGATTGTATAGGCTGACTTTCATTTTGGCAAATTATCATTATACaacatacatttattatttttttaaatgaggatTATCCATAGACTGTAGCATATACAGCCAATAGGAGGATTATCCCataaaataacttctttttttttaattaataaaagtagaaaatataaaatcaatataCAGGGGAAAGTgtataattaaaacaaaacaaaacagagcagCCAGGGGTACAAAACACTACATAACATATTATGAAACAAACAGTAAGTAATTGTCTTAATAGACTTTTTTGTTAGTGGAATTAGAAATTAGTTATACAtttagtttaaaggtcccatattgtaaaaagtgagatttccatgtcttttatattataaagcaggtttaagtgctatataaatactgttaaactatcaaaacgctcaatatacggaaaaatacacacagcccatattcagaaattgtgcgtttgaaacaagccgttaggatttctgtccatttgtgatgtcacaaataaacaatatttagactattacacggttttaaacataaattctaaatgtgtcccagtttatttcctgttgcagtgtatgtaaataacatcagctgacaggaagtaaacatgggcccaaactgttgcctagcaacacaatttcattgcaattttgtttaaatgcactaaaatggagcgtttcagacagagggtaaatacaggtatattcaggcagacagtaagaggaaaataaaggttttttttaacattacagcatgtaaacatgttctagtagaaacacaaaatacaagtatgaacctgaaaatgagcacaatatgggacctttaacatccTTCACAAAAAACGCCAAAACAAGGTTTATTGTTGCTAAATTtacatttataataaaatagttTGCTAGGATtatcattaaatgtattatttaaaatattattttaggaTTATTCTGAAGaaaccaaaaacaacattttcccaTTATAATAAACTACAGTCTTTACCCATAAGAGAGAACACATAATAAACTACAGTCTTCACCCATAAGGAGAGAGCACATAATAAACTACAGTCTTCACCCATAAGAGAGAACACATAATAAACTACAGTCTTCACCCATAAGAGAGAACACATAATAAACTACAGTCTTCACCCATAAGAGAGAACACATAATAAACTACAGTCTTTACCCATAAGAGAGAACACATAATAAACTACAGTCTTTACCCATAAGAGAGAACACATAATAAACTACAGTCTTCACCCATAAGGAGAGAGCACATAATAAACTACAGTCTTTACCCATAAGAGAGAACACATAATAAACTACAGTCTTTACCCATAAGAGAGAACACATAATAAACTACAGTCTTCACCCATAAGAGAGAACACATAATAAACTACAGTCTTCACCCATAAGAGAGAACACATAATAAACTACAGTCTTTACCCATAAGAGAACACATAAGCTTAGcagcaggctgctgctccccaagtgctccacagacagactcaggaaatcctttgtcccccgagccatcaaactgtacaacacctctctagcgaggtgggggacaaaggaggacggtctgcaggacaaataataatgcactatactcacttttaacagtctcttctgcactatattcaattttttaatagtcgtgtatcacagctgttaccctgcactatattcaattctaacagttttcttcatctccttgtatttttatatctggtatatttttttgtactttgcactactaacttttttactgcctttttactaacatgttttgcactatggaacggTGATGcttgaaacttgaatttccctggggatcaataaagttactttctatctatctatcataatAAACTACAGTCTTTACCCATTAGagcagctattctcaaccactgggccggggccccctggtgggcctcagagcgccaCCTAGTGGGCCACGGAGGTGCTGacaaatggttagattaacctcTTCGAAATTCaacggccgctattctgtttttcagaggttgtagcgggcgggttttaaagctagaggaagGATACTGGaatgatatgaaactaaaaaacctaatgaatccatcggtccAAACCATGCAATGCTAGCTttttgggaaggaggctaaataacacttcaaagttatgctaaattttggcaaggaaaaactggcatggccatttccaaaggggtcccttgacctctgacctccagatatgtgaatggaaatgggttctatggatacccacgagtctcccctttactgacatatatgtctcggatgcagtgacacaaaatggcaCGTTTTTTTAAACGAAAAGTGATGTTGGAGACAGCCCTGCACCAGTAAAAGCTTAATTCATAACGACAGGCAGTGATGCCtgagggtaagctgaatatttatgtgggtcattacacctgatggtggcataacacatatttataaccctgtttgtcatttatttgtgaAAGTGGACCTCAgaatttttttaacaatttcaagtgggcctcaagttacaaaaggttgagaacccctgcatTAGAGAACACAGTGAACGTCATAAATACTACGTCACTGCGCAGTGCGCCATGACGCAACCGAGCAGCTGACGTCAGGGAGACAGATAAAGCATGGAGGCCAGAAGTGTCTGCACTCTGCTGCTGGCGGAGTCAGACGcgcacaataacaataacacctCTAGTACCACTAACGATGCTGACAAAGTCATAAACACTCAAACAGATAGTGCCCAGTGCGAAGGTGAGTTCTGGTCTAGACGTGATGGAATTCAGCCGTATGGTCTAACTTTAACTTAACTAGTCAACGTTAGCTTCCTGTAGCTAACTGGCTAGCAGAGCTCGACATGTGAGCTAGCTGACTAACTTAGCTCCTTAGTTCAATGTGCTACTGTCATCTGTCTAACGTTATCTGTGACGTTAGAGGAGCTCTGTGCGTACATAACTTGTAAAAGGTATCGCCAATGAAAACACCACCCTGATAGTGAAACCGATATAAAGTTAAGCTCGTTGACCAGCTGCTAATGTCctgctaactaactaactagtcCCAAAACACAAACAGCCTGTTGTTGGTTCATACTGAAGTTAGACACATATCAGTGGTTTAAGGTTAATTGGTTGGGCATCAAGCATGTTTTGGCCACCAAAATAACTCATTTAGTGGGTGACATTCAATTTGATCTTGTCTCTGGCATCATAACTTAGTCAATACTTGTGTAAAATGTAGTTATTCTGCAGGTTGGTGGTGAGTTTGAAGGATCTCAGAGCAGCTGAGTTGTCATTCAGTCCTTCATTTGGTGGTCTAACTCAAcagtagaataataataaatactcaCAATATTAGGGTGTGAATatagaggaaaaaacaaaaatgttgcaCATATTTTGAGATACAGTACCTACAATCTCTGTTCTCTTGATAACTGCTACTGTGATTATCATTTGGtaagtacagtatttgaaaTGTATCGGCAGACAAGTGTGCAATAATTGTTTTACTAATGTACTGTCAGCATGTTTTGGCCACCAAAATAGCTCATTTAGTGGGTGACATTCAATTTGATCTTGTCTCTGGCATCATAACTTAGTCAATACTTGTGTGTAAAATGTAGTTATTCTGCAGGTTGGTGGTGAATTTGAAGGatctcagagcagctgtcattcTGTCTGAAGTTCATAACTTAGTCAATACTTGTGTAAATGATATTTAAGTATAAGTTAGTATTGTCAGGTTGGTGGTGAGTTTGAAGGATCTCAGAGCAGCTGAGTTGTCATTCAGTAGTTCATctatagaataataataaatactcaCAATATTAGGGTGTGAATatagagacaaaaaaaatatattcaaacatTGTGCAGATATTTTGAGATATAGTACCTACAATCTCTGTTCTCTTGATAACTGCTACTGTGATTATCATTTGGtaagtacagtatttgaaaTGTATCAGCAGACTTGTGGGCTATCAAAGTGCATATTGTTTTACTAATGTACTGTCAGCATGTTTTGGCCACCAAAATAACTCATTTAGTGGGTGACATTCAATCTGATCTTGTCTCTGGCATCATAACTTAGTCAATACTTGTGTAAAATGTAGTTATTCTGCAGGTTGGTGGTGAGTTTGAAGGATCTCAGACTGATCAGCTGAGTTGTCATTCAGTCTGTCCCTTCACTTGGTGGTCTAGTTCATCAATAGAATAATAAATACTCACAATATTAGGGTGTGAATATAGAGAGGAAAAGCTCCTATTCAAATAATGTACACTTATTTTGAGATACAGTACCTACAATCTCTGTTCTCTTGATAACGGCTACTGTGATTATCATTTgttaagtacagtatttgaaaTGTATCAGCAGACTTGAATATTTTGGAACTATCAAAGTGTGCGTTAATTGTTTTACTAATAGTTTATTTGAGCTGTAGATATGTATACATAGATGACAGAGGGAAATGCTGTATTATAATGCATTAATTGTTTTATTGCATTACACTGGAGAAAGTTCAAATTCTGCCAGCATACTATGTAGGGTGTCAGTAATTGGACTTATTCCATAGTACTTTATTCCATTGCCTTATTTATATTGCTGGgcaatatgatatatatatcatcaaaatgatataataatatctactgatatatttttctaaattgtttctatcgcgatataggctaggcctctatttatttttttctccataatttcacttaaaactgttttgttaattttgcactcaagttcttaaaatgagaaaatatagaACAAAGTACTTTTTCCACACAGGAGGAATATACacaaataggctttaccatgtggttatttcatgtacactatttatttattgaattatcagaaaacatgctacatcgtgatatatattgttatagaGATATGAAATGGCCTTTATTGAGATTTTTGCCATATCACCCAGGATATTTTTGCCGTTTCACACGGGATAGGGCTGCAATGATCATTTTCAGTAGTGATTTATGTCGCAGCCATTTTTtgataatctttttttatttattcagtgaCAACTGGTCAtcataaacataaatatttaatttaaaattatattgcaTATATAGAACAAAAGTGAACAAATCTTTTCAGTTGAGacactaaaatgtattttttttactcacTAAATTAATATGATATGGTAATGATTTTAAATCAGTATTTTTTTGTCGACTGACTATTTGAGTTATTCAGctgatcatttcagctctagttACAAATTTTCAGTCACCACCAGTCATAAAAGCATGACTGATAAATATGTCAGTCGTGTCCTATGATTAGCTCAAGACAGCATACCGTGTCAAACCATACATCAAACCATGTCATTGTTAAATTATGAAGATGTATTAATTATTGGCATCAAGGATGTAAACAAATTGAGTTTCACAGTAATATCTCAGttcctatttatttatgtcattttaaaataatctcTAAAAATGAAAGTCAAACTGCTTCCTCACAGTTTTGGAAAAATAGCCTCACTCGTAACCTAATCTTTGACCAAACAGTAGAGTTATTATGAATAATATCAatttcagggcgatgcaagacccctctGCTTTACATCGGGTCCTGTcaggatttatttcacaacaacgaccggcTTCGCTGTACATTAGCCCTTACCTAATTCAGTCAAGCATGAAACCATGAGCATGATTTACTCACATGGTAGCAATATATGCTACTAGTGTTTAGAGGTTTTGCTGTATCGCACTGTTAGAGGTTACGGTTGAGTGGGAATAATTCAAGTAGCAATATTTATTGCAATTTAGAGTTTTTAATGACGGGAGGAGTTAGTTCACAGCTGTCCCAAAGAATCCTTTTggcaaattatatatatatataatgttatacAATGGATAACATCTTGCTTTAAATATGGCCTATGGGGGTGGGTGCATCTTGAAATAAGTGGAAttcagtaacattttgaaattcCCTCTAAGGCTActgcatttttttccattttacagGAAGCTGTTTTTACAGTATGTATTACAGAAAAAGCTTTTTGTCTTCTGCTCTGTGCAGAATTACTGGCCTACAAAGTCAAAATGATTGTGAATGTTGAGATCTTTCTCACATCTTCAAACAATGAAAATTGTATGAATTAGCATTTCATTTTGCAGCTtccaattttttaaaaaataatttgtttccATATTTATCAAGATCAGCCAATATTGCGAAACAAGAGCATCGGTCTgattttttaaagtaatttaaaggtgctctatacaatatccagagcattaatatagcagcaaacaactatttgctatgtaaagatatagaataTTATCGTATATAGGTTTGTATTATATAGAAATGTGTAAgtgaataataatgaatgaatgtaatATGAGGATTTCGTAGCcagtgactttattctctgtgGCTCAGTTGTTAACAGTGACTGTATTTTCTGCCACACAGGAGGCAAGAGTGAAGAGGAGCTCCTGAAGGGCCTCCTCACTGACGACTACTGCCATGTGTGTGAGGCCGTGCTGCTCTTTGAGTCTCAGCGGCTGTCCCACTATGAGGTGCGTGCTGCTTTCCACTGCACTAGTCCTGGAACCGTGGTTCAGTCGTATTGACCTCACAAGATCAGAGCGTTTGTAATGATGTCTCCCGTATGTCCCCCCACTTGCAGGGGAAGAAACATGCTCAGAAAATCAAAGTGTACCTGCAGACCAAGAGAGGCGAGAAGACTTACAAAGAGCCCACGGGACCCCAGGTTAGCACTCAGAGATTTTACTCTGACTCATTAGGTACAATCTTAATCTGTAACGCTGAACAATGAGTGTAACAGAAGAACATACGTAAGCAGTCTAAGGGTCGTAGCTTTAGTGGCATGCTTCTCAATAGAAAATGATCACATAAGAGAGAGGTTATCTTctttattcattgttttcagGTTACATGCTATGTCTGTCAGGAATCATATTTCTGTCACTTGACGAGCCAGTCTTGTGCCTGTTTTTTTGCAGCGGCCCATGAGTACTGATAAGGACCATTTCTGTGAGCTGTGTAACATGGTGTTTAGCTCCCACGTGGTGGCAAAATCTCACTATGAAGGCAAAGTCCATGCAAAAAATCTGCGTAAACAAGGCCTTCAGCCCCCAGGCAAGTGTGGGTTGTGTGATGGAAAAGTATGATAGTGATCCGAGATTCATTATTTACAGATTAACTGTAATTTATGTTGATTCAACTGCCTGCTCAAGTTCGGCTTAAGTTCAGAAGGTCAAACGTTTCTCGTTGCAGTTATCGACAGGTACACAGAGGTGCGGGATCCTGATGATGCTGACCAGAAATCAGCCCCAGAGGGTGTTACGGAGCATCATCTGAACTCAGCAGCCACCACGACTCCCCCCAGCACTGAGGTCGATCTGAAGGACCCTAACAAGTACTGTTCCATGTGTGTCGCTTCATTCAACAATCCCCAGATGGCTTTGCAGCACTACAACGGACGCAAGCACCAGAGGAATCAGGCCAGACAGGAGCTGCTCAAAGAGCTCGGAGACAAAGTCCAACAAGGTAACACAGCAAAGCCGTAATAATACAGAGGGCATCAGACCCCAGACCCCATCATGATATTGAGTGTGTTTTAAGAGGCAATAGTGATGTGAAGAAAAATATTTCTAGAGTAACATTTGTCCTCTGTTAGGCAGGCTATATGTCAATCAGTAGAGAAGATTTGGAGACCcccaaatgcaaaaataatgtatattattttgACGTGAGTTAACTAGAATGAGAAAAAAGCAATGCAAGTGGTATATCTGAGTGCTtgtaattcattatttgatCAATAATGCCGTCTTTCCCTCCTCATTTCCCACCTCTCCCTGTCTCTGTTGCCTACAGCCGAGTCGCTGATGTGTCAGATGTGTAGCGTGCAGTTTAACTCTGTGGAGATGTACCAGGCCCACATGCAAGGAACCAAACACCAGATTAAGTAAGATCAAGAAATTTCTGATAAACAATCCATGATGTCATCATTTATACTGCACTTTAAATGTATTCTCTGCTACACTGCACTTCAACTTCCCTTTCAAGACCTTTTTCAACAATAAAGCTCCattaagtgatttttttttatacttacaCTGAATCAGGTTAATATTATCACCTAacctagatttttttttaataaagaagaAGCTTTTAGCTGCTTTTAGCTTATGTTTCGGAGTCCCATGGCTATCTTACACACTCAAAGGAGATGGGTAGTGTGCACAGCCAACCCCAGTTGGGTGCAGGACAAAAGAAGCATGAGACAGAAAACGAGAATAAAGGCCTTAACACACCGGcagcgttttgttttttcaaacgTCAATATACTGACTTAGGTACTTTCACGCAGAACGCAAATATTATGCGGCGAAAAAGCAGCGTCATTTTTTTCTAAACAAGGCCCATATTTCTAAGCTTTCGCAcagcaaataaaggcatcaaccaatcacgttgtgtggAACAAACATATTCAAAAAGTGTAGCcaagtgttattattatttttagttatgtaattaatgtcatctgaagaaaaaaaaaattcaaacctTTTATAGAACAATTGTTGTTGGTATGAATAGTTTTCATGCAAAATATTCGCAGGcgattttcgtgttgtttattcgtcacttctccggtgtgtaaaggcctttagtccGCTCAGTGCATATTGCAAGCGTCATTCGATAATGATcgtttgcttttttgtttttttgcagtattCAGTTTGCAAACTACCTCTGATGTTATCATACATACAGCCCCATTAGATAGTCAtattgctctgtgtctgctggatgtggatgtggtttggtttggtttgacGCGTTAAGTTAACTGTAGGCACTCGATAAGCTGAAATCTGTTTTTCTGCTTTGTGGTGGTAAAAAAACACTTAATGGGGCTTTAGTGTAACATCAACATTTATTACCCAGTTGAATAGTGActtaattcctgtttacatgtCCTTGACCAGGGAGAAGAAGGTGGTTGACCTGTGCAAATCACAACAAAAAGACTACAACACATTTGCAGATGAATTGGCAGATTACATTCAGGTTCAGAAGGCTCGAGGAATCACCTCTAAGGCCGGTCAAGTCCTCCCTCTGGGTGACACGCAAAAGGAGGGCGAGGAAgataaagaagaggaagaggaagcatTTAACAACGTAGAATTGAACCCACGTATGCCCAACCTTCCTCCCACCGCTAACCCTCCTCATCACTCCCGCCCTGGTAGTTACTACCCAGTTGAGGGGTGGCGTCCTCCGTATCAGGGCCCCCCCTGGCCGCCCAATGACTGGGATTACAACTGCCCTCCTCCAGTCCTCCCAGGCTCAGACTCTGCACTGTTCACTGGTCAGCCCACAAAGAGGAGGAGGCGCAGAAAGCAGTCGAGCTCCTCCTCGTATACCACTTCAtcttactcctcctcctcctatagCAGCAGCACGAGTGACAATGATGACAGCGAATACCGGCtcagagaaaagaggaggattAGAAGAtccaggagggagagagagaagaggacgAGAGATGAGGACCCAgacaaggaggagaagaggaggaagcgACGGAGGATGGAAAGAGTTAATGActcggaggagaggagaagaggggagTCCGGAGAGtcggaggaagagaggaggagaaaaaagggaaaaagtcaTGGCAAGCAGAGAAGACGAGAAAATAAATCCCGGGAGGACTTTGAGGTGGAACGAGGGGAAATAGTGATGGACAATTTAATGCCAGAAGACGTGATGGACAATAGAAAAGGGACTGAGGTGCATATTCAGGCTGAAATGAATGTCGAGCAGGGGGAGGGTGGACAGGACGAGGCAGCCAAACCTAAATacaggaaagagaagaagaaaacaaaagagaaggTTGACGCtaggacggaggaggagaagctgTGGGACGACTCCATTCTGGGATGTTAAACTCTCAGTCTGTTGAACTGCTGACGTTTAATGagcatgacattgaaaatctcaCAAACTGTCTATATTAAAATAATCTTTATAGAAGCTAACAAGGCAGTTTTTACCATCTGCTCCACACAGTGTTGCTCCCCGTAGGTGTGCTAGCTGGCTAGCCATGTTTAGTCAACTTATGTTTGTAATTAATTgtttctcacacatacacacaactatAATAGCTTTATTTTTCACTATGACACTTAATACTATCTTTGCTTGAATTCATTTGCACATGTTTACTAATTGTTGGCTGTAAtatttaagatctttttttttttcttcaagaaGTCCTCGTGACCTCTTAATACATCGATATgtttctgtatctgtatcttctGGCAGGGATCTGATAGATTGTGGTCCCTTTAGCAGCCTGCGGTTGGCGCTGTTGAGCTTCATGCAGAGCATCAGTAAAGCAAATAAAAGCCCAGATGTTAGAAGCTTAGTCATTTCATTTCCTTTGAA
This portion of the Sebastes fasciatus isolate fSebFas1 chromosome 1, fSebFas1.pri, whole genome shotgun sequence genome encodes:
- the zmat1 gene encoding zinc finger matrin-type protein 1: MEARSVCTLLLAESDAHNNNNTSSTTNDADKVINTQTDSAQCEGGKSEEELLKGLLTDDYCHVCEAVLLFESQRLSHYEGKKHAQKIKVYLQTKRGEKTYKEPTGPQRPMSTDKDHFCELCNMVFSSHVVAKSHYEGKVHAKNLRKQGLQPPVIDRYTEVRDPDDADQKSAPEGVTEHHLNSAATTTPPSTEVDLKDPNKYCSMCVASFNNPQMALQHYNGRKHQRNQARQELLKELGDKVQQAESLMCQMCSVQFNSVEMYQAHMQGTKHQIKEKKVVDLCKSQQKDYNTFADELADYIQVQKARGITSKAGQVLPLGDTQKEGEEDKEEEEEAFNNVELNPRMPNLPPTANPPHHSRPGSYYPVEGWRPPYQGPPWPPNDWDYNCPPPVLPGSDSALFTGQPTKRRRRRKQSSSSSYTTSSYSSSSYSSSTSDNDDSEYRLREKRRIRRSRREREKRTRDEDPDKEEKRRKRRRMERVNDSEERRRGESGESEEERRRKKGKSHGKQRRRENKSREDFEVERGEIVMDNLMPEDVMDNRKGTEVHIQAEMNVEQGEGGQDEAAKPKYRKEKKKTKEKVDARTEEEKLWDDSILGC